A region of Jannaschia sp. W003 DNA encodes the following proteins:
- a CDS encoding acyl-CoA dehydrogenase family protein: MAQVFNSTLVDTAEHHAMLRDSVGKLAGGFGRRYFQDVVRRKAKPVELWDALGEAGFIGVHVDEAYGGGGGGMADYNVIVEEVAAQGCPILSLVIGSICAPIIQGHASQAMKDAWLPGLASGKKRLAFAITEPDAGSNTHNVSTVARPDGDGWVLNGAKYWTSAVDEVDAIMVVARGEEPDARGRGRLSLFLVPTDAEGISKTPIETALHVPETSFMLYFDNVQIPREALVGTEGEGLKHLFSGLNPERICAAAINNGIARYAIEQGARQAGERKVWGTPIGAHQGVSHPLAAAYVGVQQARLMTARAAQLYDESSGEAGEASNMAKFASADASLVALDQAIQVHGGNGMALEYGLADLWFIARLHKTAPVSREMVLNFFAQHSLGLPKSY, translated from the coding sequence ATGGCACAGGTCTTCAACTCCACCCTCGTCGACACGGCCGAGCACCACGCGATGCTCCGCGACAGCGTCGGCAAGCTCGCCGGCGGCTTCGGGCGCCGGTACTTCCAGGACGTCGTGCGCCGGAAGGCCAAGCCGGTCGAGCTGTGGGACGCGCTGGGCGAGGCCGGCTTCATCGGCGTCCACGTGGACGAGGCGTATGGCGGCGGCGGCGGCGGCATGGCCGACTACAACGTCATCGTCGAGGAGGTCGCCGCCCAGGGCTGCCCGATCCTGAGCCTCGTGATCGGCTCGATCTGCGCGCCGATCATCCAGGGGCACGCCAGCCAGGCGATGAAGGACGCGTGGCTGCCGGGTCTGGCGTCCGGCAAGAAGCGCCTCGCCTTCGCGATCACCGAGCCCGATGCCGGCTCGAACACCCACAACGTCTCCACGGTCGCGCGTCCCGACGGCGACGGCTGGGTGCTGAACGGGGCCAAGTACTGGACATCGGCGGTGGACGAGGTGGACGCGATCATGGTGGTGGCGCGCGGCGAGGAGCCGGACGCGCGGGGACGCGGGCGCCTGTCGCTGTTCCTGGTGCCGACGGACGCGGAGGGCATCAGCAAGACCCCGATCGAGACCGCGCTCCACGTGCCCGAGACGAGCTTCATGCTCTACTTCGACAACGTCCAGATCCCGCGCGAGGCTCTGGTGGGGACGGAAGGCGAGGGGCTCAAGCACCTGTTCTCGGGCCTCAACCCCGAGCGCATCTGCGCGGCGGCCATCAACAACGGCATCGCCCGCTACGCCATCGAGCAGGGCGCGCGCCAAGCCGGCGAGCGCAAGGTCTGGGGCACGCCCATCGGCGCGCACCAGGGCGTCTCGCACCCGCTGGCCGCCGCCTACGTGGGCGTGCAGCAGGCGCGACTCATGACGGCGCGCGCGGCGCAGCTCTACGACGAGAGCTCGGGCGAGGCGGGCGAGGCGTCGAACATGGCCAAGTTCGCCTCCGCCGACGCCTCGCTCGTGGCGCTCGACCAGGCGATCCAGGTCCACGGCGGCAACGGCATGGCGCTGGAATATGGGCTGGCCGACCTGTGGTTCATCGCCCGCCTCCACAAGACCGCGCCGGTCAGCCGGGAGATGGTACTCAACTTCTTCGCCCAGCACTCGCTGGGCCTGCCCAAGAGCTACTGA
- a CDS encoding fumarylacetoacetate hydrolase family protein, which translates to MRLATVVHEGAGIVVAAAGEDALVDLTRACGFRDMMALIEGGPAALVAARAALQRAPRIPLDAVAFRAPLRPAQLRDCLAFEAHLLNAFARAREMTGRAFEIPDVWYRQPIYYKSNRFSVIGHGEDVRWPAYSGHMDLELELAAVIGRGGRDISPEEAPAHIFGYTVFNDLTARDAQMAEMAGQLGPAKGKDFDTGNVLGPFILTADEVPHPAALEMRVSVNGERWGGGNSRAMHHDFAAIISYVSASETLHPGEVIGSGTVGTGCGLELGRRLADGDRMELWIEGIGTLANRIVRPGR; encoded by the coding sequence GTGCGCCTCGCCACCGTGGTCCACGAAGGCGCCGGGATCGTTGTGGCCGCCGCTGGCGAAGATGCGCTGGTGGATCTCACCCGCGCCTGCGGATTCCGCGACATGATGGCGCTGATCGAGGGCGGCCCGGCGGCGCTGGTTGCGGCGCGCGCCGCCCTCCAGCGGGCGCCGCGCATTCCGCTGGACGCCGTCGCCTTCCGCGCGCCCCTCCGCCCCGCGCAGCTGCGCGACTGCCTTGCCTTCGAGGCGCACCTCCTCAACGCCTTCGCCCGCGCCCGCGAGATGACGGGGCGCGCCTTCGAGATCCCCGACGTCTGGTACCGCCAGCCGATCTATTACAAGAGCAACCGTTTCTCGGTGATCGGCCACGGGGAGGACGTACGCTGGCCCGCCTACAGCGGGCACATGGACCTGGAGTTGGAGCTGGCCGCCGTGATCGGCCGCGGTGGGCGCGACATTTCCCCCGAGGAGGCGCCCGCGCACATCTTCGGCTATACGGTCTTCAACGACCTGACGGCCCGCGACGCGCAGATGGCTGAGATGGCCGGCCAGCTCGGCCCCGCCAAGGGCAAGGACTTCGACACCGGCAACGTGCTCGGCCCCTTCATCCTGACCGCCGACGAGGTGCCCCATCCGGCGGCGCTGGAGATGCGCGTCTCGGTGAACGGCGAGCGCTGGGGCGGCGGCAACTCCCGCGCCATGCACCACGACTTCGCGGCGATCATCTCTTATGTCTCCGCCAGCGAGACCCTCCACCCCGGCGAGGTGATCGGCTCGGGCACCGTGGGCACGGGATGCGGACTGGAGCTGGGCCGACGGCTAGCGGACGGCGACCGAATGGAGCTGTGGATCGAAGGGATCGGCACCCTCGCTAACCGCATCGTGCGACCGGGCCGGTGA
- a CDS encoding cyclase family protein — protein sequence MARRFIDLSVALDAEIVSDPPLIRPEIEYLGHGDTADQVAGFFPGLRRDQLPQGEGWAIERLRIATHNGTHLDAPYHHHSTMNRRLVPGGEPAATIDEVPLEWCFAPGVRIDFRHLPDGYVATAGDVEAELRRIGHDLAPLDIVVVNTAAAAHYGADDYIHRGCGVGREATLWLLERGVRVTGTDAWSWDAPFSHTAARWKRERDPAVIWEGHRASMEIGYCHMEKLANLDQLPDHGFTVSCFPYKIRGASAGFTRAVAILEDA from the coding sequence ATGGCCCGCCGCTTCATCGACCTTTCGGTCGCCCTCGACGCCGAGATCGTCTCCGATCCGCCCTTGATCCGGCCCGAGATCGAGTATCTCGGCCACGGCGACACCGCGGACCAAGTGGCCGGGTTCTTCCCCGGCCTGCGCCGCGACCAGCTGCCCCAGGGCGAGGGTTGGGCCATCGAGCGCCTGCGGATCGCCACCCACAACGGCACCCATCTCGATGCCCCCTACCACCATCACTCCACCATGAACCGCCGCCTCGTCCCCGGCGGCGAGCCGGCGGCCACGATCGACGAGGTGCCGCTGGAGTGGTGCTTCGCGCCCGGCGTGCGCATCGACTTCCGCCACCTGCCCGACGGCTACGTCGCCACCGCCGGCGACGTGGAGGCGGAGCTGCGGCGCATCGGCCACGACCTCGCCCCCCTCGACATCGTGGTGGTGAACACCGCGGCGGCCGCCCACTACGGCGCCGACGACTACATCCACCGGGGCTGCGGCGTGGGCCGCGAGGCGACCCTGTGGCTGCTCGAGCGCGGCGTGCGCGTCACCGGAACCGACGCCTGGTCCTGGGATGCCCCGTTCTCGCACACGGCTGCTCGCTGGAAGCGGGAGCGCGATCCCGCGGTCATCTGGGAAGGCCACCGCGCCTCGATGGAGATCGGCTACTGCCACATGGAGAAGCTCGCCAACCTCGACCAACTCCCCGACCACGGCTTCACGGTCAGCTGCTTCCCCTACAAGATCCGCGGCGCCTCGGCCGGGTTCACCCGCGCCGTCGCCATCCTCGAGGACGCCTAG
- a CDS encoding NAD(P)/FAD-dependent oxidoreductase — translation MEQVETLIVGAGLAGLRALHALREAGIGATVLEASDGIGGVWNHNRYPGARCDVESYDYSYSFSPELEQEWRWTERYPTQPEILRYVEHVADRFDLRRDVVLNARVARADYDEAAARWTVKTEDGRRWSARFLLLCLGQLSAPKLPDYPGQDAFRGEVVVSAQWPKGGVDYAGKRVGIVGTGSSGMQMTPVIAQSAEHLTVFQRTANYSVPAANAPLTDEEDRAVKADYAARRALMRNSPTGLGFKPAKVRTLDVPEADREAAFEAAYHRLGFGFALTYPDILLDAEANAVASAFLHRRIGERVHDPETREKLIPRTHHFGTRRPSVDSGYFEAFNRPNVTLADLREFPILEFTESGIRTAKAHHDLDLVIFATGFDALTGSLLKPRIAGRGGQLLREKWAEGPLTQLGVATAGFPNMLVVAGPGSPSVLSNVMVSIEEQVDWFTDLLAGMKRRGEVEIEATPEAEQSWTAHVQERARETLYMTADSFYNGGEMAGKPRVFMPYSGGIRAYRRILEETAAGGYEGFALRSAPAAAQPEEVAQDG, via the coding sequence GTGGAGCAGGTCGAGACACTCATCGTCGGGGCGGGGCTCGCGGGGCTGCGGGCGCTGCACGCGCTGCGCGAGGCGGGGATCGGCGCCACCGTGCTGGAGGCCTCGGACGGCATCGGCGGGGTCTGGAACCATAACCGCTACCCGGGCGCGCGCTGCGACGTGGAGAGCTACGACTACTCCTACAGCTTCTCGCCCGAACTGGAGCAGGAGTGGCGCTGGACCGAGCGCTATCCGACCCAGCCCGAGATCCTCCGATACGTCGAGCACGTCGCCGACCGCTTCGACCTGCGCCGCGACGTGGTGCTGAACGCCCGCGTGGCGCGCGCCGACTACGACGAGGCCGCCGCCCGCTGGACCGTCAAGACCGAGGACGGGCGGCGCTGGAGCGCGCGGTTCCTGCTGCTTTGCCTCGGCCAGCTCTCGGCGCCGAAGCTGCCCGACTATCCGGGGCAGGACGCGTTCCGCGGCGAGGTCGTGGTCAGCGCCCAGTGGCCCAAGGGCGGCGTGGATTACGCGGGCAAGCGCGTGGGCATCGTCGGCACGGGCAGCTCCGGCATGCAGATGACCCCGGTGATCGCGCAGTCGGCCGAGCATCTCACCGTGTTCCAGCGCACCGCCAACTACAGCGTGCCGGCCGCCAACGCGCCGCTCACCGACGAGGAGGACCGCGCGGTCAAGGCGGACTACGCCGCGCGCCGGGCGCTCATGCGGAACTCGCCCACGGGGCTGGGCTTCAAGCCGGCGAAGGTCCGCACCCTCGACGTGCCCGAGGCCGACCGCGAGGCGGCCTTCGAGGCGGCCTATCACCGGCTCGGCTTCGGCTTCGCACTGACCTATCCCGACATCCTGCTCGATGCGGAGGCCAACGCGGTCGCCTCCGCCTTCCTGCACCGCCGCATCGGCGAGCGCGTCCACGATCCCGAGACCCGCGAGAAGCTGATCCCGCGCACTCACCACTTCGGCACCCGGCGCCCGTCGGTGGACAGCGGCTACTTCGAGGCGTTCAACCGCCCGAACGTGACCCTGGCCGACCTGCGGGAGTTCCCGATCCTAGAGTTCACCGAGAGCGGCATCCGCACCGCCAAGGCGCACCACGACCTCGATCTGGTGATCTTCGCCACCGGCTTCGACGCCCTCACCGGCTCGCTCCTGAAGCCCCGGATCGCGGGGCGGGGCGGCCAGCTCCTGCGCGAGAAGTGGGCCGAGGGTCCGCTCACGCAGCTCGGCGTTGCCACGGCGGGCTTTCCCAACATGCTCGTCGTCGCCGGCCCCGGCTCGCCGTCGGTGCTGTCGAACGTGATGGTCTCGATCGAGGAGCAGGTGGACTGGTTCACGGACCTCCTGGCGGGGATGAAGCGCCGGGGCGAGGTCGAGATCGAGGCCACGCCCGAGGCCGAGCAGTCTTGGACGGCGCACGTGCAGGAGCGCGCGCGCGAGACGCTCTACATGACCGCGGACAGCTTCTACAATGGCGGCGAGATGGCCGGGAAGCCGCGCGTCTTCATGCCCTATTCCGGGGGAATCCGGGCCTATCGCCGGATTCTGGAAGAGACTGCGGCGGGGGGCTACGAGGGTTTCGCGCTCCGCTCCGCGCCCGCTGCCGCGCAGCCCGAGGAGGTGGCGCAGGATGGCTGA
- a CDS encoding glycerate kinase, translating into MTAAPSDPPAFLRRLFREAVAVADPMRVVAPHLPGRPAGRTLVTGAGKASARMAEAVEAAWGPCKGLVITRYGYVRPTRGIEIAEAAHPVPDAAGVAATERMLARVAGLARDDLVLALISGGGSALLCAPAAGLTLDDKRAVNAALLASGAAIGAMNVVRKHLSRVKGGRLAAACHPARVVSLLISDVPGDDPGEIASGPTVGEASTPADALAVLARYGVDVPEAARRALERAPDAVPPGDPRLARAETRVIAAPARSLAAAAAVAGAEGVDVRILGDALEGEARALAASQARMALGLRDEAARSGRPILLLSGGECTVTRRGDGTGGPNAEFALAAALALEGAPGIHVLACDTDGVDGAAEVAGACAGPETLARGRAAGADPAAALARNDAHGFFAAAGGQVVTGPTLTNVNDFRAFLVAPGA; encoded by the coding sequence ATGACCGCCGCCCCGTCCGATCCCCCCGCCTTCCTCCGGCGCCTCTTCCGCGAGGCCGTGGCCGTGGCCGACCCGATGCGCGTGGTCGCCCCGCACCTGCCCGGGCGTCCCGCGGGGCGCACGCTGGTGACTGGTGCGGGCAAGGCCTCGGCGCGCATGGCCGAGGCGGTCGAGGCCGCGTGGGGCCCCTGCAAGGGCCTCGTGATCACCCGCTACGGCTACGTCCGCCCCACCCGGGGCATCGAGATCGCCGAGGCCGCCCACCCGGTGCCCGACGCCGCCGGGGTCGCGGCCACGGAGCGGATGCTCGCGCGGGTGGCGGGGCTGGCGCGGGACGACCTCGTGCTGGCGCTGATCTCGGGCGGCGGCTCGGCGCTGCTCTGCGCGCCCGCGGCGGGCCTGACGCTGGACGACAAGCGGGCGGTGAACGCCGCCCTCCTCGCCTCGGGGGCGGCGATCGGGGCGATGAACGTGGTGCGCAAGCACCTGAGCCGCGTGAAGGGCGGACGGCTCGCGGCGGCCTGCCACCCGGCCCGCGTGGTCTCGCTGCTGATCTCCGACGTGCCGGGCGACGATCCCGGCGAGATCGCCTCGGGCCCCACGGTGGGCGAGGCGTCCACCCCCGCCGACGCCCTGGCGGTCCTCGCGCGCTACGGCGTGGACGTGCCCGAGGCGGCGCGCCGGGCGCTGGAGCGGGCCCCGGACGCGGTGCCCCCGGGCGACCCCCGGCTGGCCCGCGCGGAGACCCGCGTCATCGCCGCCCCCGCCCGGTCGCTCGCCGCGGCGGCCGCGGTGGCCGGGGCCGAAGGCGTCGACGTCCGCATCCTCGGCGACGCGCTCGAGGGCGAGGCGCGCGCGCTGGCCGCTTCGCAGGCACGCATGGCGCTCGGCCTGCGGGACGAGGCGGCGCGGAGCGGGCGGCCCATCCTGCTCCTGTCGGGCGGGGAGTGCACCGTCACGCGGCGCGGCGACGGGACCGGCGGGCCGAACGCCGAGTTCGCGCTCGCCGCCGCGCTCGCGCTGGAGGGGGCGCCCGGCATCCACGTGCTCGCCTGCGACACCGACGGCGTCGACGGCGCCGCCGAGGTCGCGGGCGCCTGCGCGGGGCCGGAGACCCTCGCGCGCGGGCGCGCCGCCGGGGCGGACCCTGCCGCCGCCCTCGCGCGCAACGACGCCCACGGCTTCTTCGCCGCCGCCGGCGGACAGGTCGTGACGGGCCCGACCCTCACCAACGTCAACGATTTCCGCGCGTTTCTGGTGGCGCCCGGCGCGTGA
- a CDS encoding alpha/beta hydrolase produces the protein MPVDPCFDDLLSDPRNTVRPPPAHVPLARVRAAADAAMAQGDAPAMASVRDDAMPCGTHHVPVRHYRPTDAAALPAILFCHGGGFVWGSIETHDGLCRRLAAATGAAVASVGYRLAPETPFPGPVEDARAALRHLAGADGIDGGALALCGDSAGAAICASLAKLAPRDGIALRHLALLYPALDPACDTPSQHALADGPLLTRDAMRWFWSAYLGDAEPGDDRLPLHPAGLEHLPPTIIATAEFDPLRDEGAALAERLRALGTDVVLRCVPGMVHGFLSLPAASPVADAAMHEVHARLRTALAGRS, from the coding sequence ATGCCCGTCGATCCCTGCTTCGACGACCTGCTCTCAGACCCCCGCAACACGGTGCGCCCGCCGCCCGCCCACGTGCCACTCGCGCGCGTCCGCGCGGCGGCCGACGCGGCGATGGCGCAGGGGGACGCGCCCGCCATGGCGAGCGTCCGCGACGATGCGATGCCCTGCGGCACCCACCACGTCCCGGTCCGCCACTACCGCCCCACCGATGCGGCCGCGCTGCCGGCGATCCTGTTCTGCCACGGCGGCGGCTTCGTGTGGGGCTCGATCGAGACCCACGACGGCCTCTGCCGCCGCCTCGCCGCCGCCACCGGCGCGGCGGTGGCGAGCGTGGGCTACCGGCTGGCGCCCGAGACCCCGTTCCCCGGCCCCGTGGAGGACGCCCGCGCCGCGTTGCGCCACCTCGCGGGGGCGGACGGCATCGACGGCGGCGCGCTCGCCTTGTGCGGCGACAGCGCCGGCGCCGCGATCTGCGCCAGCCTCGCCAAACTGGCCCCGCGCGACGGCATCGCGCTGCGCCACCTGGCCCTCCTCTACCCCGCCCTCGATCCGGCCTGCGACACGCCCAGCCAGCACGCGCTGGCCGATGGCCCGCTGCTGACCCGCGACGCGATGCGCTGGTTCTGGAGCGCCTACCTTGGGGACGCCGAACCGGGCGACGACCGCCTCCCCCTCCACCCCGCCGGGCTGGAGCACCTGCCCCCCACGATCATCGCCACCGCCGAGTTCGACCCCCTGCGCGACGAGGGCGCGGCGCTGGCCGAGCGGCTTCGCGCCCTCGGCACCGACGTCGTGCTGCGATGCGTGCCGGGCATGGTGCACGGCTTCCTGTCGCTGCCCGCCGCCTCGCCCGTCGCCGATGCGGCGATGCACGAGGTCCACGCCCGCCTCCGCACCGCCCTCGCCGGGAGATCCTGA
- a CDS encoding TetR/AcrR family transcriptional regulator: MTDTTARRGRPKVRDEVAALKRQRTLDAATDLFYERGYTNTTLDDVAARLGVTKPFVYTNFGSKPQLLAEICGVGIRSALDEIEAALAEGAPTLATMQRFAPRYVASVLRTQKNIAVNIREEKNLLPEHARELAALRQTFMARMETLVAGAARDGGVALPDPRVAAFAIVGAVSWSTFWFHADGPLTAEALSGKMTGIILHILAGDEVESAP, from the coding sequence ATGACTGACACGACGGCGCGGCGGGGCAGGCCGAAGGTGCGCGACGAGGTGGCGGCGCTCAAGCGCCAGCGCACGCTCGATGCGGCCACCGACCTCTTCTACGAGCGCGGCTACACCAACACCACGCTCGACGACGTGGCGGCGCGGCTTGGGGTCACCAAGCCGTTCGTGTACACCAACTTCGGCTCGAAGCCGCAGCTCTTGGCCGAGATCTGTGGCGTGGGCATTCGCAGCGCGCTCGATGAGATCGAGGCGGCGCTGGCAGAGGGCGCGCCCACGCTCGCCACGATGCAGCGGTTCGCGCCGCGCTACGTGGCCTCGGTGCTTCGGACCCAGAAGAACATCGCGGTCAACATCCGCGAGGAGAAGAACCTCCTGCCCGAGCACGCGCGCGAGCTCGCCGCCTTGCGCCAGACGTTCATGGCGCGGATGGAGACGCTGGTGGCCGGGGCGGCGCGCGACGGCGGCGTCGCCCTGCCCGACCCGCGCGTGGCCGCCTTTGCGATCGTGGGCGCGGTGAGCTGGTCGACGTTCTGGTTCCACGCCGACGGCCCCCTGACGGCCGAAGCGCTGTCCGGGAAGATGACCGGGATCATCCTCCACATCCTCGCGGGCGACGAGGTGGAATCCGCGCCCTAG
- a CDS encoding 3-hydroxyacyl-CoA dehydrogenase family protein: MADARGHVGVVGAGTMGTGIVYVFAMAGFAVHLVEPDAAGVERARGALREAADGAVARGKVERDESDARLARIAVHGDAADLPEALDLVVETVPERRALKMEVLARIAARAPRLIATNTSAMSIDDLASAVADPSRFLGMHFFNPVWSLKLVEIVRGPRTDAGAVADACAFAEAIGKGTAVVADSPGFATSRLDLVQALEAIRMVEAGVASPEDIDRAVTAAYRHPVGPLRLSDMVGLDVRLDIARQLAGTLGAHFAPPRLLEEMVARGDLGAKSGRGFYDWPQGAAPMQAG; encoded by the coding sequence ATGGCTGACGCGCGGGGCCATGTGGGCGTCGTGGGCGCCGGGACGATGGGCACGGGCATCGTCTACGTGTTCGCCATGGCGGGCTTCGCGGTCCACCTGGTCGAGCCGGACGCCGCCGGCGTGGAGCGGGCGCGCGGCGCGCTGCGCGAGGCGGCGGACGGCGCCGTGGCGCGGGGCAAGGTCGAGCGGGACGAGTCCGACGCCCGCCTCGCCCGGATCGCGGTGCACGGCGATGCCGCCGACCTCCCCGAGGCGCTGGACCTCGTCGTCGAGACCGTCCCCGAGCGCCGCGCCCTCAAGATGGAGGTGCTGGCCCGCATCGCCGCCCGCGCGCCGCGGCTGATCGCGACGAACACCTCCGCGATGTCGATCGACGACCTCGCAAGTGCGGTAGCGGACCCCTCGCGCTTCCTGGGCATGCACTTCTTCAACCCGGTCTGGTCGCTGAAGCTGGTGGAGATCGTGCGCGGGCCGCGCACCGACGCGGGCGCGGTGGCGGACGCCTGCGCCTTCGCCGAAGCGATCGGTAAGGGCACCGCCGTGGTGGCCGACAGCCCCGGCTTCGCCACCAGCCGCCTCGACCTCGTGCAGGCGCTGGAGGCGATCCGCATGGTCGAGGCCGGCGTCGCCTCGCCCGAGGACATCGACCGCGCCGTCACGGCGGCCTACCGCCACCCGGTCGGCCCCTTGCGCCTGAGCGACATGGTGGGCCTCGACGTGCGCCTCGACATCGCGCGCCAGCTCGCCGGCACGCTGGGCGCGCACTTCGCGCCGCCCCGCCTCCTGGAGGAGATGGTCGCGCGCGGCGATCTCGGCGCCAAGTCGGGCCGGGGCTTCTACGACTGGCCGCAAGGCGCGGCCCCCATGCAGGCAGGCTAG
- a CDS encoding ETC complex I subunit produces MRARIYRPAKTAMSSGTAKTRDWVLEFVPEVPREIDPLTGWTGSRDTQAQVRLRFETQAEAEGYAKDRGIDYVLLRPQGRKHNIRTGGYGENFATHRRGSWTH; encoded by the coding sequence ATGCGCGCCCGCATCTACAGACCCGCCAAGACCGCGATGTCGTCGGGCACCGCCAAGACCCGCGACTGGGTGCTGGAGTTCGTGCCCGAGGTGCCCCGCGAGATCGACCCGCTCACGGGCTGGACCGGCTCGCGCGACACCCAGGCCCAGGTGCGGCTGCGCTTCGAGACCCAGGCCGAGGCGGAAGGCTACGCCAAGGACCGCGGCATCGACTACGTGCTGCTGCGCCCCCAGGGCCGCAAGCACAACATCCGCACCGGCGGCTACGGCGAGAACTTCGCCACCCACCGCCGGGGATCCTGGACGCACTAG
- the uvrB gene encoding excinuclease ABC subunit UvrB: MDVVDDLPILARNKIAQRPKLEGGRRLRMDTTFAPAGDQPTAIKELVSGVTGGERDQVLLGATGTGKTFTMAKIIEETQRPAIILAPNKTLAAQLYGEFKGFFPDNAVEYFVSYYDYYQPEAYVPRSDTFIEKESQINEQIDRMRHSATRALLERDDVIIVASVSCIYGIGSVETYGAMTQDLVVGSEYDQRKVMADLVAQQYRRNDAAFSRGTFRVRGDSVEVWPAHLEDSAWRLSFFGEELEAIVAFDPLTGAKTGAMDKIRIYANSHYVTPRPTMQQAIKGIKAELQVRLDQLVGEGKLLEAQRLEQRTKFDLEMLEATGVCNGIENYSRYLTGRAPGEPPPTLFEYIPDDAIVFADESHVSVPQIGAMYRGDFRRKMTLAEHGFRLPSCMDNRPLKFEEWDAMRPQSVFVSATPAAWELEQTGGVFTEQVIRPTGLLDPQIEIRPVGMQVDDLLDEIRRVTQRGMRTLVTTLTKRMAEDLTEYLNEQGIKVRYMHSDIDTIERIEILRDLRLGAFDVLIGINLLREGLDIPECGLVAILDADKEGFLRSETSLVQTIGRAARNADGRVIMYADRITGSMERAMRETERRRARQMAYNEEHGITPETVKKNVEDVLAGLYQGDVDMSRVTAKIDKPMAGANLQAHLDGLRERMRKAAENLEFEEAARLRDEVKRLEQVDLLVSDDPLARQSAVAQAVEDARKAEGRSTAGRPGQRGGNVKRRKNRKSQ, encoded by the coding sequence ATGGACGTCGTCGACGACCTGCCGATCCTCGCCCGCAACAAGATCGCCCAGCGCCCCAAGCTCGAGGGCGGCCGCCGCCTGCGCATGGACACCACGTTCGCGCCCGCCGGCGACCAGCCCACCGCGATCAAGGAACTGGTGAGCGGCGTCACCGGCGGCGAGCGAGACCAGGTGCTGCTCGGCGCCACGGGCACCGGCAAGACCTTCACCATGGCCAAGATCATCGAGGAGACCCAGCGCCCCGCGATCATCCTCGCGCCGAACAAGACGCTGGCCGCCCAGCTCTACGGCGAGTTCAAGGGCTTCTTCCCCGACAACGCGGTGGAGTACTTCGTCTCCTACTACGACTACTACCAGCCCGAGGCCTACGTGCCGCGCTCCGACACGTTCATCGAGAAGGAGAGCCAGATCAACGAGCAGATCGACCGGATGCGCCACTCGGCCACCCGGGCGCTGCTGGAGCGCGACGACGTCATCATCGTCGCCTCGGTCTCCTGCATCTACGGCATCGGCTCGGTCGAGACCTACGGCGCCATGACCCAGGACCTCGTGGTCGGCTCCGAGTACGACCAGCGCAAGGTCATGGCCGACCTCGTCGCCCAGCAGTACCGCCGCAACGACGCCGCCTTCTCGCGCGGCACGTTCCGCGTGCGCGGCGACTCGGTCGAGGTCTGGCCCGCGCACCTCGAGGACAGCGCCTGGCGGCTCAGCTTCTTCGGCGAGGAGCTGGAGGCCATCGTCGCCTTCGACCCCCTCACGGGCGCCAAGACCGGCGCGATGGACAAGATCCGCATCTACGCCAACTCGCACTACGTGACGCCGCGCCCGACGATGCAGCAGGCCATCAAGGGCATCAAGGCGGAGCTTCAGGTGCGCCTCGACCAGCTCGTGGGCGAGGGCAAGCTCCTGGAGGCCCAGCGCTTGGAGCAGCGCACCAAGTTCGACCTCGAGATGCTGGAGGCCACCGGCGTCTGCAACGGCATCGAGAACTATTCACGGTACCTCACGGGCCGCGCCCCCGGCGAGCCGCCCCCCACGCTCTTCGAGTACATCCCGGACGACGCCATCGTCTTCGCCGACGAGTCCCACGTCTCGGTGCCGCAGATCGGTGCGATGTACCGGGGCGACTTCCGCCGCAAGATGACCCTGGCCGAGCACGGCTTCCGCCTGCCGAGCTGCATGGACAACCGCCCCCTCAAGTTCGAGGAGTGGGACGCCATGCGCCCCCAGTCGGTGTTCGTCTCGGCCACCCCCGCCGCCTGGGAGCTGGAGCAGACCGGCGGCGTCTTCACCGAGCAGGTGATCCGCCCCACCGGCCTCCTCGACCCGCAGATCGAGATCCGCCCCGTGGGCATGCAGGTCGACGACCTGCTCGACGAGATCAGGCGCGTCACCCAGCGCGGCATGCGGACCCTGGTGACGACCCTCACCAAGCGCATGGCCGAGGACCTGACCGAGTACCTCAACGAGCAGGGCATCAAGGTCCGCTACATGCACTCCGACATCGACACGATCGAGCGGATCGAGATCCTGCGCGACCTGCGGCTCGGCGCCTTCGACGTGCTGATCGGCATCAACCTCCTGCGCGAGGGTCTCGACATCCCCGAATGCGGGCTGGTCGCGATCCTCGATGCCGACAAGGAGGGCTTCCTGCGCTCCGAGACCTCGCTCGTGCAGACCATCGGCCGGGCCGCGCGCAACGCCGACGGGCGGGTCATCATGTACGCCGACCGCATCACCGGCTCGATGGAGCGCGCGATGCGCGAGACCGAGCGCCGCCGCGCCCGGCAGATGGCCTACAACGAGGAGCACGGCATCACCCCCGAGACCGTGAAGAAGAATGTCGAGGACGTGCTCGCGGGCCTCTACCAGGGCGACGTGGACATGAGCCGCGTGACGGCCAAGATCGACAAGCCCATGGCCGGCGCCAACCTCCAGGCCCACCTCGACGGCCTGCGCGAGCGGATGCGGAAAGCGGCCGAGAACCTCGAGTTCGAGGAGGCCGCGCGCCTCCGCGACGAGGTCAAGCGGCTGGAGCAGGTCGACCTTCTGGTCTCCGACGACCCCCTCGCCCGCCAGTCCGCGGTCGCGCAGGCGGTCGAGGACGCGCGCAAGGCGGAAGGGCGGAGCACGGCCGGGCGGCCAGGCCAGCGCGGGGGGAATGTCAAGCGGAGGAAGAACAGGAAGTCGCAGTAG